Proteins co-encoded in one Cytobacillus sp. NJ13 genomic window:
- a CDS encoding polysaccharide biosynthesis protein, translating into MSKFFKGVILLALAAFASECIEFVVNMVLARELGERGLGMYMSILPTIFLIVLLASFELPISISKFIAEKDKRYHLSMLHHVIKLTIIFTAVLVPIAAAILPVVSVFNEYHPLLRWVVIGFIPIVSFSSIARGFFMGKHQMGKIAASNFLRKSVQLLLLVVLYQAFQFDVNTAVFIAFCTFVGSEIVVFLYLLNMFIIQYQRIKKEPSDYVSGKSVRQNLLSVSVPTTALRVFHALTHAVQPFLIKAALFKAGVPGEIATEHFGMLAGVAMTIGFFPSFIAHSFLIMLIPTVSKEYADKNLDELRRLLQQVFFVTFLYGIPSVGLFYFFARPLTDVFFHSTDAAVYLQMLWPFFLLHFFIIPMQAYLIGLGLMKDAAYHSVWSTVVSFTVMYLLGSMHSLQMDGIIMGMNTGAVLLAMMHYVTVCRKIGLTLYLSPAKQFN; encoded by the coding sequence ATGAGTAAATTCTTCAAAGGAGTCATATTGCTTGCACTGGCGGCTTTTGCAAGCGAATGTATAGAGTTTGTGGTGAATATGGTGCTCGCCCGGGAACTGGGGGAGAGGGGACTTGGCATGTACATGTCGATTTTGCCGACCATATTTTTGATTGTGCTGCTGGCTAGTTTCGAGCTTCCGATCTCTATTTCCAAGTTCATAGCTGAAAAGGATAAAAGGTATCATCTCAGCATGCTCCATCATGTCATCAAGCTGACCATTATCTTTACAGCGGTTTTGGTTCCGATTGCAGCAGCAATCCTTCCGGTTGTCAGTGTCTTTAATGAGTATCATCCGCTGCTGAGGTGGGTTGTGATCGGGTTCATTCCAATCGTGTCATTTTCCTCGATTGCCAGAGGCTTTTTCATGGGCAAGCATCAAATGGGAAAAATTGCAGCCTCCAATTTTCTGCGCAAATCCGTTCAGCTCCTGCTGCTCGTGGTTCTTTATCAGGCATTTCAATTTGATGTCAATACAGCGGTCTTTATTGCATTTTGCACGTTTGTAGGAAGTGAGATTGTTGTTTTTCTCTATTTGCTGAACATGTTTATTATCCAGTATCAGCGTATTAAAAAAGAGCCATCTGACTATGTCAGCGGAAAAAGTGTGAGGCAAAACCTTTTATCTGTTTCTGTGCCGACTACCGCTTTACGAGTTTTCCATGCCTTGACCCATGCAGTTCAGCCATTTTTGATCAAAGCGGCGCTATTTAAAGCAGGGGTGCCGGGAGAAATCGCAACAGAGCATTTTGGTATGCTTGCAGGTGTGGCCATGACTATAGGCTTTTTTCCATCCTTCATTGCTCATTCATTTTTAATTATGCTGATACCAACTGTGTCTAAAGAATATGCGGATAAAAACCTGGATGAACTGAGGAGGCTTCTTCAGCAGGTGTTTTTTGTCACTTTTTTATACGGAATTCCTTCGGTTGGACTTTTTTACTTTTTCGCACGGCCGCTGACCGATGTGTTTTTTCATTCAACAGATGCAGCGGTGTATTTGCAGATGCTTTGGCCATTCTTTTTGCTTCACTTCTTCATTATCCCGATGCAGGCCTACTTAATCGGCCTGGGCCTGATGAAAGATGCAGCTTATCATTCTGTATGGTCCACGGTTGTTTCATTTACAGTCATGTACCTGCTTGGTTCTATGCATAGCCTGCAGATGGACGGGATCATTATGGGCATGAATACTGGGGCAGTACTTCTCGCCATGATGCACTATGTAACAGTATGCAGAAAAATCGGCCTGACACTATATCTGTCGCCAGCTAAGCAGTTTAACTGA
- a CDS encoding YjiH family protein, whose product MKLETRVKPQAVTGEYWKFIIPSLIGSLLFLVPVKFQGDVTIGVGILASLLGNAFSEQMPAIIIFILGISVFLSILTKAAKPAFILDNKFLKGLFDTGKFGLTMRILGFAVGIMTLFEIGPEFIWSRNTGGVVLYDLAPVLLTWFLFAGILLPLLVEFGLMEFIGALVQKFMRPFFTLPGRSSIDCLASWMGAGTVGVLVTTKQYDEGFYTKREAAVIATTFSIASVAFSLVVANVVGLGHLFIPFYLTVSAACVVAALIMPRIPPLSRKPDTYYEPVGQQIDETIPEGVSKLKWGWEQAIDKARNAPGPKKLLTNGIETVLDIWMGLIPLVMSLGAAALIIAEYTPAFELISYPLIPVLEFMQLPEAGAAAQTMLVGFADMFLPAVIGSGIESELTRFVVAGLSLTQLVYMSEIGILILRSNIPLSFLDLFVIFIERTVITLPVIVLIAHVFVF is encoded by the coding sequence ATGAAGCTTGAGACAAGGGTTAAACCGCAGGCTGTCACAGGAGAATATTGGAAATTCATCATTCCATCTTTAATTGGATCGCTCCTCTTTCTGGTTCCAGTTAAATTTCAGGGAGATGTAACGATTGGTGTTGGTATTTTAGCATCTCTATTAGGCAATGCGTTCAGTGAACAGATGCCTGCCATTATCATTTTTATTTTAGGGATATCAGTTTTTCTTTCCATCCTGACAAAAGCAGCAAAACCGGCATTTATACTGGATAATAAGTTTTTAAAAGGATTATTTGATACCGGCAAGTTTGGACTAACAATGAGAATCCTTGGATTCGCGGTAGGGATCATGACTTTGTTTGAGATTGGGCCTGAATTTATCTGGTCGCGGAATACAGGCGGAGTGGTTCTCTACGACCTGGCTCCCGTTTTGCTTACGTGGTTCCTGTTTGCCGGCATCCTTCTGCCGCTTTTGGTAGAGTTTGGTTTAATGGAGTTCATAGGGGCGCTTGTCCAAAAATTTATGAGGCCATTTTTTACACTTCCCGGACGGTCCTCCATCGATTGCCTTGCGTCCTGGATGGGCGCCGGAACAGTAGGTGTATTGGTAACAACGAAGCAATATGATGAAGGTTTTTACACCAAAAGAGAAGCAGCGGTCATTGCGACAACCTTTTCGATTGCATCTGTTGCTTTCAGTCTTGTCGTTGCGAATGTGGTTGGTCTTGGCCATTTATTCATCCCTTTTTACTTAACCGTTTCTGCTGCCTGTGTCGTGGCAGCATTGATTATGCCAAGAATTCCGCCATTATCCCGCAAACCAGATACTTATTATGAGCCGGTAGGACAGCAGATTGATGAAACCATTCCGGAAGGGGTTTCGAAATTGAAATGGGGATGGGAGCAGGCAATTGATAAAGCAAGGAATGCTCCGGGTCCCAAAAAGCTATTAACCAATGGCATTGAAACCGTTTTGGATATTTGGATGGGCCTGATTCCGCTTGTGATGAGCCTTGGAGCAGCAGCCCTGATCATTGCGGAATACACGCCTGCATTTGAGTTAATTTCATACCCGCTCATCCCGGTTTTGGAGTTTATGCAATTGCCGGAAGCAGGAGCGGCAGCACAAACCATGCTTGTTGGCTTTGCTGATATGTTCCTTCCGGCCGTTATAGGGAGCGGGATTGAGAGCGAGCTGACAAGATTTGTCGTGGCGGGCCTGTCATTAACACAATTAGTATACATGTCTGAAATCGGGATCCTGATCCTGCGTTCGAACATTCCGCTGAGCTTTTTGGATTTATTCGTTATTTTTATTGAAAGAACGGTTATTACTTTACCTGTTATTGTACTGATTGCACATGTTTTTGTATTTTAG
- a CDS encoding aspartate aminotransferase family protein translates to MNGENWSHLVGNISNLLAPSMAKDHPNLPVVKAEGCYYYGVDGKEYLDFTSGIAVENVGHRHPKVVQAIKDSADHLVHGPSGVIIYESILRLADELGKITPGNLDCFFFANSGTEAIEGAIKLAKYVTRRPYVVSFTGCFHGRSMGALSVSTSKSKYRKFQQPSWLTYQLPYADERDCPFGEDSEEYFPRKLEKDAETLFKHQVDPEEVACMIIEPVLGEGGYIIPPKKWMQKIREICDRHGILLIFDEVQTGFGRTGEWFAAQAFDVVPDIMAIAKGIAAGLPLSATAASKELMEKWPLGAHGTTFGGNPIACSAALASLEVLKTENLLENAKQMGEYALKKLQDLKAEYPAIGSVRGLGLMIGIEIIDPQTGKPDGNAVMDILNSSLDKGVLFYLCGNSGEVIRMIPPLIVTKEQIDQGLKVLEEALTEHEAVVSKS, encoded by the coding sequence ATGAACGGAGAAAATTGGAGTCATCTTGTCGGAAACATTTCAAACTTATTGGCGCCAAGCATGGCAAAGGATCACCCGAATTTGCCGGTGGTCAAGGCGGAAGGCTGCTATTACTACGGAGTCGACGGAAAAGAGTATTTGGATTTTACATCAGGCATCGCAGTGGAAAATGTCGGACATCGCCATCCAAAGGTTGTACAGGCCATTAAAGACAGTGCAGATCATTTGGTGCACGGCCCGTCAGGCGTTATCATCTATGAATCGATTTTGCGGCTCGCAGATGAGCTTGGAAAAATTACGCCGGGAAATCTGGATTGCTTTTTCTTTGCGAACAGCGGGACTGAGGCAATCGAAGGAGCTATTAAGCTGGCAAAGTATGTCACGCGGAGGCCCTATGTTGTCTCCTTTACAGGCTGTTTCCATGGAAGGTCAATGGGGGCACTCAGTGTATCAACATCGAAGAGCAAATACCGCAAGTTTCAGCAGCCGTCCTGGCTGACCTATCAGCTTCCATATGCGGATGAGCGGGACTGCCCTTTTGGTGAAGATTCTGAGGAGTACTTCCCAAGAAAACTGGAAAAGGATGCTGAAACACTCTTCAAGCATCAGGTGGACCCGGAAGAAGTTGCCTGCATGATCATTGAGCCGGTTCTTGGGGAAGGAGGCTATATCATTCCTCCGAAGAAATGGATGCAGAAGATCAGGGAAATCTGTGACAGGCATGGTATCCTGCTGATATTTGATGAAGTGCAAACCGGCTTTGGGCGTACTGGAGAATGGTTTGCCGCTCAGGCTTTTGATGTTGTGCCGGATATCATGGCGATTGCAAAAGGAATCGCTGCAGGACTGCCGTTAAGTGCTACTGCAGCATCAAAGGAACTGATGGAAAAATGGCCGCTCGGCGCCCATGGAACAACTTTCGGCGGAAATCCGATTGCCTGCTCTGCCGCCTTGGCTTCTCTTGAAGTACTAAAAACGGAGAATCTTTTGGAAAATGCAAAGCAAATGGGAGAGTATGCATTAAAAAAATTACAGGATTTGAAAGCCGAATATCCTGCAATTGGCAGTGTCCGAGGTCTGGGGCTGATGATCGGCATTGAAATAATCGACCCGCAAACCGGAAAACCGGATGGAAATGCGGTAATGGATATTCTGAACTCTTCACTTGATAAGGGAGTCCTCTTTTATCTCTGCGGAAATTCAGGGGAAGTGATTCGGATGATCCCGCCGCTTATCGTGACAAAAGAGCAAATCGACCAGGGTCTGAAAGTATTGGAAGAAGCACTTACAGAACATGAAGCTGTTGTTTCCAAATCATAA
- a CDS encoding sigma 54-interacting transcriptional regulator gives MNSFFMDWNNDKEVISSMEEDIMVTNADGIIIKVSRGSGSHYGVEPESLLGESVYDLERKGVFKPAITPEVLKKKKKVILVQKAGSGKKILVTGIPVFNETGKIDHIVSYSYDVSELLVIKEYLNSVEEEMARVKSELDLLRNKSIKMDGMIADSLAMRNIAETIRRIRDVDVTVLLLGESGVGKSALAKWIHQNSMRKDGPFIEVNCSAIPESIFEAEFFGYEGGAFTGAKNKGKMGFAEMAKGGTLFLDEIGELSAHLQAKLLKFIQDKQFYRVGGTKPVQADFRLLAATNKDLEKAVESKDFRQDLFFRLNVVPLKIPPLRERKEDLFTLIHYFLHSISKRHNRERQLERSLVDHLLQLEWKGNVRELENLMERLIVTSTSLMITKEDLPYEYHMQGKKDGFIDYEGQSLPCILEDVEKKVLINARKRYRTTTEIAGALGISQPSVVRKLKKYDC, from the coding sequence ATGAACAGCTTTTTCATGGACTGGAATAATGACAAAGAAGTCATATCTTCAATGGAAGAAGACATTATGGTAACCAATGCAGACGGCATAATTATAAAAGTCAGTAGAGGCAGCGGCAGCCATTACGGCGTTGAACCGGAATCTCTTCTTGGCGAATCTGTTTATGATCTGGAAAGAAAAGGGGTCTTCAAGCCTGCGATTACTCCTGAAGTATTAAAGAAAAAGAAAAAAGTCATTCTGGTGCAAAAAGCCGGCTCGGGCAAAAAGATCCTGGTTACTGGTATTCCAGTATTCAATGAAACTGGAAAAATCGATCATATTGTCAGCTATTCCTACGATGTTTCAGAACTTCTTGTTATAAAAGAATACCTGAACAGTGTTGAGGAAGAAATGGCCAGAGTGAAGAGCGAGCTGGATCTCCTGCGCAATAAGAGCATCAAAATGGATGGCATGATAGCTGATAGCCTGGCGATGAGAAATATAGCTGAAACCATCAGAAGAATCCGGGATGTAGATGTCACAGTCCTGCTCCTGGGTGAATCAGGTGTCGGAAAATCGGCTCTCGCCAAATGGATACATCAAAACAGTATGCGAAAAGACGGGCCGTTCATTGAAGTAAACTGCAGTGCCATTCCGGAATCCATCTTTGAAGCTGAGTTTTTCGGGTATGAAGGCGGTGCTTTTACAGGGGCAAAGAATAAAGGCAAAATGGGATTTGCTGAAATGGCAAAAGGAGGCACGCTATTTCTAGATGAAATTGGCGAACTCTCAGCCCATCTGCAGGCAAAGCTGCTGAAATTCATACAAGACAAGCAGTTTTATAGAGTAGGGGGAACAAAGCCGGTTCAGGCAGACTTTCGGCTCCTGGCAGCTACAAATAAGGATCTCGAAAAAGCAGTTGAATCCAAGGATTTCAGGCAGGACTTATTCTTCCGGCTGAACGTGGTGCCATTAAAGATTCCGCCTTTAAGGGAGAGGAAAGAGGATTTATTTACCCTCATTCATTATTTTCTCCACTCTATCTCCAAGCGGCATAATCGGGAAAGGCAGCTGGAAAGATCCCTGGTCGATCACTTGCTGCAGCTGGAATGGAAGGGAAACGTTAGAGAACTTGAAAACCTAATGGAGCGCCTTATCGTTACAAGCACCAGCCTCATGATCACGAAAGAGGACCTGCCTTATGAATACCATATGCAAGGAAAAAAAGATGGTTTTATAGATTATGAGGGACAATCTCTCCCTTGTATTTTGGAAGATGTAGAGAAGAAAGTATTAATCAATGCAAGGAAGCGCTACCGAACCACTACTGAAATAGCGGGCGCCTTGGGGATCAGTCAGCCTTCAGTAGTAAGAAAATTGAAAAAATATGATTGTTAA